A DNA window from Ostrea edulis chromosome 5, xbOstEdul1.1, whole genome shotgun sequence contains the following coding sequences:
- the LOC125650254 gene encoding leucine-rich repeat-containing protein 74A-like, giving the protein MSSEESWVFYYKKQQTIPNIDRMPIHHLSCPRERKRVIRVSNKNKELKDDKPENDRRFSSFQRNRLDSDQLDLELRLSETDSDIEDGQEDDNKISQQVYVNACKHLHVTPGKKILRSLGSTQVSAKERIVNQKEVDSIAYALTTNNSVTSLDLSGNNIGHEGLLNVLRMLDENNSITFLNISNNNLGSKAASLLGDLISSNKKILTLEAAGNQFNDNDAEIIADGIRSTNTLRSLNLSQNAFQERGGKQMAAAIEENVSLRELNLNWNHLRLEGAVAIGEALTTNCTLHALYIAWNGFSNDGCREIGTALQTNNTLELIDLSNNRIGLEGAKWLAKGLIVNTRLRHLMLNLNSLTTLGATTILLAISDNPNSAIDTLELKEIPVLEEAINIIEELKSSRKRFVVVHDVKVLSEDFLSLVGSSNKARKPKSPKKSSKPKKKT; this is encoded by the exons ATGTCTAGCGAGGAAAGCTGGGTTTTCTATTACAAGAAACAACAGACCATTCCGAACAT AGATCGTATGCCCATACATCATCTGAGTTGCCCACGAGAGAGGAAGCGGGTAATTCGTGTCTCAAATAAAAATAAGGAGTTAAAAGACGACAAACCGGAAAACGACAGACGATTTTCGTCCTTCCAGAGGAATCGTTTGGATTCCGACCAGTTGGACCTAGAGCTCCGGTTGTCGGAAACAGATAGCGATATAGAAG ATGGACAGGAGGACGACAACAAAATCAGTCAACAGGTCTACGTTAATGCTTGTAAACATCTTCACGTCACCCCTGGTAAAAAGATATTACGTAGTTTAGGCTCCACTCAAGTGTCAGCAAAGGAGCGGATCGTGAACCAGAAAGAGGTGGATTCCATTGCATACGCCCTTACT ACAAACAACTCTGTCACGTCTTTAGATTTATCCGGAAACAACATTGGTCATGAAGGTCTCCTCAATGTCTTGCGCATGCTCGACGAAAATAACAGCATCACATTCCTA AACATCTCTAACAACAATTTAGGCTCTAAAGCGGCGTCATTGCTCGGAGACCTGATATCCAGCAACAAGAAAATTTTAACACTGGAAGCGGCAG GAAATCAATTTAACGACAATGATGCCGAGATCATAGCGGACGGAATACGGTCGACAAACACGCTGAGGTCACTGAATCTTAGTCAGAACGCCTTCCAGGAGAGGGGAGGGAAACAGATGGCCGCAGCTATTG AGGAAAATGTATCGCTGAGAGAGCTCAACTTAAACTGGAACCACTTAAGGCTGGAAGGCGCGGTAGCTATAGGGGAAGCATTAACA ACGAATTGTACTCTTCACGCCCTGTACATAGCATGGAATGGGTTCTCCAACGACGGCTGTCGAGAGATAGGAACGGCATTACAAACCAACAATACTCTGGAACTGATAGATCTTAGCAACAATAGGATTGGCTTAGAGGGAGCGAAATGGCTCGCCAAGGGGCTCATTGTTAACACAAGACTTAGACATCTAATG TTGAACCTGAACTCCCTCACCACTCTCGGAGCCACGACAATACTACTGGCTATATCCGACAACCCAAACAGTGCAATAGACACCCTGGAACTGAAg GAAATCCCCGTGTTAGAAGAAGCGATCAACATCATTGAAGAACTGAAGTCTTCTCGGAAACGTTTTGTAGTGGTGCATGATGTCAAAGTACTTTCGGAAGACTTCCTCAGTCTCGTCGGCTCCTCTAATAAAGCAAGGAAACCCAAGTCACCCAAAAAATCGTCCAAACCTAAGAAGAAAACGTGA